The following are from one region of the Acipenser ruthenus chromosome 19, fAciRut3.2 maternal haplotype, whole genome shotgun sequence genome:
- the LOC117974077 gene encoding mucin-2-like isoform X2, translated as MGGQLSRKEEEEYNVSDPKNSKESQEEMQNNEAPGSQNKDKASDRGHTSAEPAMAQTEVPVPAPVKSEVPAPKPVKSEDPAPKRMKAEVPMPAPVKSEVPAPKPVKSEVSAPKQVKSEVPAPKPVKSEVAAPKPVKAEVPAPKAVKAEDPVPKPMKAGVPVPAPVKSEVPAPKPVKAEVPVPDPVKSEVPAPVKSENPAPKPVKPEVAVPAPVKSEVPVPAPVKSEVPAPKPVKSEVPAPKPVQVEDPAPKPVQAEDPTPKPVKTEVAVPAPVKSEVPAPKPVKAEVPAPKPVQAEDPAPKPMKVKVPVPAPVKSEVPSPKPVKAEVPVPDPVKSEVPAPVKSENPAPKPVKPEVDVTAPVKSEVPVPAPVKAEVPVTKPVTAEDPATKPVKAENPALTPVKAEVPASKPVKAEDPAPKPVKAELPVPDPVKSEVPASKPVKSEVPTPKPVKAEVPAPKAVQAEDLAPKPVKSEVPAPKPVKSDVPAPKPVQAEVPTPKPVKAEVPVPDPVKSEVPAPKPVKSDVPTPKPVKAEVDVPAPVKSEVPVPAPVKAEVPATKPVKAEDSATKPVKAEDPATKPIKAEVPASKPVKSEVPTPKPVKAEVPAPKAVKAEDLAPKPVKAEVAVPAPVKSEDPAPKPVKAEVPAPKPVQAEDPTPKPVKAEDPATKPVKAENPALTPVKAEVPASKPMKAEDPAPKPVKAELPVPAPVKSEVPASKPVKSEVPTPKPVKAEVPAPKAVQAEDLAPKPVKSEVPVPKPVKSDVPAPKPVQAEVPVPAPMKSEVPAPIPVKTEVPAPKPVQAEDPAPKPVQAEVPVPAPVKSEDPAPKPVKAKVPLPVPVKSEVPAPKPVKAEVPVPDPVKSEVPVPAPVKAEVPATKPVKAEDSATKPVKAEDPATKPVEAEVPASKPVKSEVPTPKPVKAEVPASKPVKAEDPAPKPMKAELPVPDPVKSEVPASKPVKSEVPTPKPVKAEVPAPKAVQAEDLAPKPVKGEVAVPAPVKSEDPAPKPVKAEVPAPKPVQAEDPTPKPVKSEVPAPKPVKPEVPAPKPVQAEDPAPKPVKPEVAVPDPVKSEVPAPKPVKSEVPALIPVKAEVPAPKPVKAEVPVPAPVKSEVPAPIPVKAEVPAPKPVQAEDPAPKPVKVKVAVPAPVKSEDPAPKPVKAEVPAPKPVQAEDPTPKPVKSEVPAPKPVKPEVPAPKPVQAEDPAPKPVKPEVAVPDPVKSEVPAPKPVKSEVPALIPVKAEVPAHKPVKAEVPVPAPVKSEVPAPIPVKAEVPAPKPVQAEDPAPKPVKAEVPVPDPVKSEVPAPVKSENPAPKPVKPEVDVPAPVKSEVPVPVPVKAEDPATKPVKAEVPASKPVKSEVPTPKPVKAEVPAPKAVKAEDLAPKPVKSEVPAPKPVKSDVPAPKPVQAEVPVPSPVKSEDPAPKPVKAEVPVPAPVKSENPAPKPVKAEVALPAPVKSEVPAPKPVKSEDPATKPVKAEDPAPKPVQAEDPTPRPVKTEVAVPAPVKSEVPAPKPVKAEVPAPKPVQAEDPAPKPVKAEVPVPAPVKSEVPSPKPVKAEVPVPAPVKSENPAPKPVKPEVDVPAPVKSEVPVPAPVKAEVPATKPVKSEVPAPKPVKSEVPALIPVKAEVPAPKPVKAEVPVPAPVKSEVPAPIPVKAEVPAPKPVQAEDPAPKPVKVKVAVPAPVKSEDPAPKPVKAEVPAPKPVQAEDPTPKPVKSEVPAPKPVKPEVPAPKPVQAEDPAPKPVKPEVAVPDPVKSEVPAPKPVKSEVPALIPVKAEVPAHKPVKAEVPVPAPVKSEVLAPIPVKAEVPAPKPVQAEDPAPKPVKAEVPVPDPVKSEVPAPVKSDVPTPKPVKAEVDVPAPVKSEVPVPVPVKAEVPATKPVKAEDSATKPVKAEDPATKPVKAEVPASKPVKSEVPTPKPVKAEVPAPKVVKAEDLAPKPVKSEVPAPKPVKSDVPAPKPVQAEVPVPSPVKSEDPAPKPVKAEVPVPAPVKSENPAPKPVKPEVDVPAPVKSEVPVTKPVTAEDPATKPVKAEVPASKPVKAEDPAPKPVKAEVPVLAPVKSEVPASKPVKSEVPTPKPVKAEDLAPKAVKAEVPVLAPVKSEVPASKPVKSEVPTPKPVKAEDLAPKAVQAEDLAPKPVKAEVAVPDPVKSEVPAPKPVKSEVPALIPVKAEVPAPKPVKAEVPVPAPVKSEVPAPIPVKAEVPAPKPVQAEDPAPKPVKVKVAVPAPVKSEDPAPKPVKAEVPAPKPVQAEDPTPKPVKSEVPAPKPVKPEVPAPKPVQAEDPAPKPVKPEVDVPAPVKSEVPVLAPVKAEVPATKPVKAVDPATKPVKAEDPATKPVKAENLALTPVKAEVPASKPVKAEDPALKPVKAEVPVPDPVKSEVPAPKPVKADVPAPKPVKAEVPAPKPVKSEVPAPKPVQAEVPVPDPVKSEVPAPKPVKAEVPVPAPVKSEDPAPKPVKAKVPMPVPVESEVPSPKPVKAEVPVPAPVKSENPAPKPVKPEVDVPAPVKSEVPVPAPVKAEVPATKPVKSEVPAPKPVKSEVPALIPVKAEVPAPKPVKAEVAVPAPVKSEDPASKPVKAEVPAPKPVQAEDPTPKPVKSEVPAPKPVKPEVPAPKPVQAEDPAPKPVKPEVAVPDPVKSEVPAPKPVKSEVPALIPVKAEVPAPKPVKAEVPVPAPVKSEVPAPIPVKAEVPAPKPVQAEDPAPKPVKVKVAVPAPVKSEDPAPKPVKAEVLAPKPVQAEDPTPKPVKSEVPAPKPVKPEVPAPKPVQAEDPAPKPVKPEVDVPAPVKSEVPVLAPVKAEVPATKPVKAVDPATKPVKAEDPATKPVKAENLALTPVKAEVPASKPVKAEDPALKPVKAEVPVPDPVKSEVPAPKPVKADVPAPKPVKAEVPAPKPVKSEVPAPKPVQAEVPVPDPVKSEVPAPKPVKAEVPVPAPVKSEDPAPKPVKAKVPMPVPVESEVPAPKPVKAEVPVPDPVKSEVPAPVKSENPAPNPVKAEVAVPAPVKSEVPVPAPVKAELPAPKPVKSEVPAPKPVKAEVPVPDPVKSEVPAPVKSENPAPKPVKAEVAVPAPVKSEVPASKPVKSEVSAPKPVKSEVPSPKPVKAAVRKVSF; from the exons ATGGGAGGCCAGCTGAGCAGGAAGGAGGAGGAAGAGTATAACGTCAGTGACCCAAAAAACAGCAAGGAAAGCCAAGAAGAGATGCAAAATAATGAGGCACCAGGGTCCCAGAATAAAGACAAAGCCAGTGATAGAGGTCATACTTCTGCAGAGCCTGCAATGGCGCAGACTGAGGTGCCTGTGCCTGCcccagtgaaatctgaggttcCTGCACCCAAACCAGTGAAATCTGAGGATCCTGCACCCAAACGAATGAAAGCTGAGGTACCTATGCCTGCcccagtgaaatctgaggttcCTGCACCCAAACCAGTGAAATCTGAGGTTTCTGCACCCAAACAAGTGAAATCTGAGGTTCCTGCACCCAAACCAGTGAAATCTGAGGTTGCTGCACCCAAACCAGTGAAAGCTGAAGTTCCTGCACCCAAAGCAGTGAAAGCAGAGGATCCTGTACCCAAACCAATGAAAGCTGGGGTGCCTGTGCCTGCcccagtgaaatctgaggttcCTGCACCTAAACCAGTGAAAGCTGAGGTGCCTGTGCCTGAcccagtgaaatctgaggttcCTGCCCCAGTGAAATCTGAGAATCCTGCACCCAAACCAGTGAAACCTGAGGTTGCTGTGCCTGCCCCAGTGAAATCTGAGGTGCCTGTGCCTGCcccagtgaaatctgaggttcctgcacccaaaccagtgaaatctgaggttcCTGCACCCAAACCAGTCCAAGTTGAGGATCCTGCACCCAAACCAGTGCAAGCTGAAGACCCTACACCCAAACCAGTGAAAACTGAGGTGGCTGTACCTGCcccagtgaaatctgaggttcCTGCACCCAAACCAGTGAAAGCTGAGGTGCCTGCCCCCAAGCCAGTGCAAGCTGAGGATCCTGCACCCAAACCCATGAAAGTTAAGGTGCCTGTGCCTGCcccagtgaaatctgaggttcCTTCACCCAAACCAGTGAAAGCTGAGGTGCCTGTGCCTGAcccagtgaaatctgaggttcCTGCCCCAGTGAAATCTGAGAATCCTGCACCCAAACCAGTGAAACCTGAGGTGGATGTGACTGCCCCAGTGAAATCTGAGGTGCCTGTGCCTGCCCCAGTGAAAGCTGAGGTTCCTGTTACCAAACCAGTTACAGCTGAGGATCCTGCAACCAAACCAGTGAAAGCTGAGAATCCTGCACTTACCCCAGTGAAAGCTGAGGTTCCTGCATCCAAACCAGTGAAAGCTGAGGATCCTGCACCGAAACCAGTGAAAGCTGAGCTGCCTGTGCCTGAcccagtgaaatctgaggttcCTGCATCCAAAccagtgaaatctgaggttcCTACACCCAAACCAGTGAAAGCTGAGGTCCCTGCACCCAAAGCAGTGCAAGCTGAGGATCTTGCACCCAAAccagtgaaatctgaggttcCTGCACCGAAACCAGTGAAATCTGACGTTCCTGCACCCAAACCAGTGCAAGCTGAGGTGCCTACACCCAAACCAGTGAAAGCTGAGGTGCCTGTGCCTGAcccagtgaaatctgaggttcCTGCACCCAAACCAGTGAAATCTGATGTTCCTACACCCAAACCAGTGAAAGCTGAGGTGGATGTGCCTGCCCCAGTGAAATCTGAGGTGCCTGTGCCTGCTCCAGTGAAAGCTGAGGTTCCTGCTACCAAACCAGTTAAAGCTGAGGATTCTGCAACCAAACCAGTTAAAGCTGAGGATCCTGCAACCAAACCAATTAAAGCTGAGGTTCCTGCATCCAAAccagtgaaatctgaggttcCTACACCCAAACCAGTGAAAGCTGAGGTCCCTGCACCCAAAGCAGTGAAAGCTGAGGATCTTGCACCCAAACCAGTGAAAGCTGAGGTGGCTGTGCCTGCCCCGGTGAAATCTGAGGATCCTGCACCCAAACCAGTGAAAGCTGAAGTTCCTGCGCCCAAACCAGTGCAAGCTGAGGACCCTACACCCAAACCAGTTAAAGCTGAGGATCCTGCAACCAAACCAGTGAAAGCTGAGAATCCTGCACTTACCCCAGTCAAAGCTGAGGTTCCTGCATCCAAACCAATGAAAGCTGAGGATCCTGCACCGAAACCAGTGAAAGCTGAGCTGCCTGTGCCTGCcccagtgaaatctgaggttcCTGCATCCAAAccagtgaaatctgaggttcCTACACCCAAACCAGTGAAAGCTGAGGTCCCTGCACCCAAAGCAGTGCAAGCTGAGGATCTTGCACCCAAAccagtgaaatctgaggttcCTGTACCGAAACCAGTGAAATCTGACGTTCCTGCACCCAAACCAGTGCAAGCTGAGGTGCCTGTGCCTGCCCCAATGAAATCTGAGGTTCCTGCACCCATACCAGTGAAAACTGAGGTGCCTGCACCCAAACCAGTGCAAGCTGAGGATCCTGCACCCAAACCAGTGCAAGCTGAAGTGCCTGTGCCTGCCCCAGTGAAATCTGAGGATCCTGCACCCAAACCAGTGAAAGCTAAGGTGCCTCTGCCCGTcccagtgaaatctgaggttcCTGCACCCAAACCAGTGAAAGCTGAGGTGCCTGTGCCTGACCCAGTGAAATCTGAGGTGCCTGTGCCTGCTCCAGTGAAAGCTGAGGTTCCTGCTACCAAACCAGTTAAAGCTGAGGATTCTGCAACCAAACCAGTTAAAGCTGAGGATCCTGCAACCAAACCAGTTGAAGCTGAGGTTCCTGCATCCAAAccagtgaaatctgaggttcCTACACCCAAACCAGTGAAAGCTGAGGTTCCTGCATCCAAACCAGTGAAAGCTGAGGATCCTGCACCGAAACCAATGAAAGCTGAGCTGCCTGTGCCTGAcccagtgaaatctgaggttcCTGCATCCAAAccagtgaaatctgaggttcCTACACCCAAACCAGTGAAAGCTGAGGTCCCTGCACCCAAAGCAGTGCAAGCTGAGGATCTTGCACCTAAACCAGTAAAAGGGGAGGTGGCTGTGCCTGCCCCGGTGAAATCTGAGGATCCTGCACCCAAACCAGTGAAAGCTGAAGTTCCTGCGCCCAAACCAGTGCAAGCTGAGGACCCTACACCCAAACCAGTTAAATCTGAGGTTCCTGCACCGAAACCAGTGAAACCTGAGGTGCCTGCACCCAAACCAGTGCAAGCTGAGGATCCTGCACCCAAACCAGTGAAACCTGAGGTGGCTGTGCCTGAcccagtgaaatctgaggttcctgcacccaaaccagtgaaatctgaggttcCTGCACTCATACCAGTGAAAGCTGAGGTCCCTGCACCCAAACCAGTGAAAGCTGAGGTGCCTGTGCCTGCcccagtgaaatctgaggttcCTGCACCCATACCAGTGAAAGCTGAGGTGCCTGCCCCCAAGCCAGTGCAAGCTGAGGATCCTGCACCCAAACCCGTGAAAGTTAAGGTGGCTGTGCCTGCCCCGGTGAAATCTGAGGATCCTGCGCCCAAACCAGTGAAAGCTGAAGTTCCTGCGCCCAAACCAGTGCAAGCTGAGGACCCTACACCCAAACCAGTTAAATCTGAGGTTCCTGCACCGAAACCAGTGAAACCTGAGGTGCCTGCACCCAAACCAGTGCAAGCTGAGGATCCTGCACCCAAACCAGTGAAACCTGAGGTGGCTGTGCCTGAcccagtgaaatctgaggttcctgcacccaaaccagtgaaatctgaggttcCTGCACTCATACCAGTGAAAGCTGAGGTCCCTGCACACAAACCAGTGAAAGCTGAGGTGCCTGTGCCTGCcccagtgaaatctgaggttcCTGCACCCATACCAGTGAAAGCTGAGGTGCCTGCCCCCAAGCCAGTGCAAGCTGAGGATCCTGCACCCAAACCCGTGAAAGCTGAGGTGCCTGTGCCTGAcccagtgaaatctgaggttcCTGCCCCAGTGAAATCTGAGAATCCTGCACCCAAACCAGTGAAACCTGAGGTGGATGTGCCTGCCCCAGTGAAATCTGAGGTGCCTGTGCCTGTTCCAGTGAAAGCTGAGGATCCTGCAACCAAACCAGTTAAAGCTGAGGTTCCTGCATCCAAAccagtgaaatctgaggttcCTACACCCAAACCAGTGAAAGCTGAGGTCCCTGCACCCAAAGCAGTGAAAGCTGAGGATCTTGCACCCAAAccagtgaaatctgaggttcCTGCACCGAAACCAGTGAAATCTGACGTCCCTGCACCCAAACCAGTGCAAGCTGAGGTGCCTGTGCCTTCTCCAGTGAAATCTGAGGATCCTGCACCCAAACCAGTGAAAGCTGAGGTGCCTGTGCCTGCCCCAGTGAAATCTGAGAATCCTGCACCCAAACCAGTGAAAGCTGAGGTGGCTCTGCCTGCCCCAGTGAAATCTGAGGTGCCTGCACCCAAACCAGTGAAATCTGAGGATCCTGCAACCAAACCAGTTAAAGCTGAGGATCCTGCACCCAAACCAGTGCAAGCTGAGGACCCTACACCCAGACCAGTGAAAACTGAGGTGGCTGTGCCTGCcccagtgaaatctgaggttcCTGCACCCAAACCAGTGAAAGCTGAGGTGCCTGCCCCCAAGCCAGTGCAAGCTGAGGATCCTGCACCCAAACCAGTGAAAGCTGAGGTGCCTGTGCCTGCcccagtgaaatctgaggttcCTTCACCCAAACCAGTAAAAGCTGAGGTGCCTGTGCCTGCCCCAGTGAAATCTGAGAATCCTGCACCCAAACCAGTGAAACCTGAGGTGGATGTGCCTGCCCCAGTGAAATCTGAGGTGCCTGTGCCTGCTCCAGTGAAAGCTGAGGTTCCTGCTACCAAAccagtgaaatctgaggttcctgcacccaaaccagtgaaatctgaggttcCTGCACTCATACCAGTGAAAGCTGAGGTCCCTGCACCCAAACCAGTGAAAGCTGAGGTGCCTGTGCCTGCcccagtgaaatctgaggttcCTGCACCCATACCAGTGAAAGCTGAGGTGCCTGCCCCCAAGCCAGTGCAAGCTGAGGATCCTGCACCCAAACCCGTGAAAGTTAAGGTGGCTGTGCCTGCCCCGGTGAAATCTGAGGATCCTGCACCCAAACCAGTGAAAGCTGAAGTTCCTGCGCCCAAACCAGTGCAAGCTGAGGACCCTACACCCAAACCAGTTAAATCTGAGGTTCCTGCACCGAAACCAGTGAAACCTGAGGTGCCTGCACCCAAACCAGTGCAAGCTGAGGATCCTGCACCCAAACCAGTGAAACCTGAGGTGGCTGTGCCTGAcccagtgaaatctgaggttcctgcacccaaaccagtgaaatctgaggttcCTGCACTCATACCAGTGAAAGCTGAGGTCCCTGCACACAAACCAGTGAAAGCTGAGGTGCCTGTGCCTGCcccagtgaaatctgaggttcTTGCACCCATACCAGTGAAAGCTGAGGTGCCTGCCCCCAAGCCAGTGCAAGCTGAGGATCCTGCACCCAAACCCGTGAAAGCTGAGGTGCCTGTGCCTGAcccagtgaaatctgaggttcCTGCCCCAGTGAAATCTGATGTTCCTACACCCAAACCAGTGAAAGCTGAGGTGGATGTGCCTGCCCCAGTGAAATCTGAGGTGCCTGTGCCTGTTCCAGTGAAAGCTGAGGTTCCTGCTACCAAACCAGTTAAAGCTGAGGATTCTGCAACCAAACCAGTTAAAGCTGAGGATCCTGCAACCAAACCAGTTAAAGCTGAGGTTCCTGCATCCAAAccagtgaaatctgaggttcCTACACCCAAACCAGTGAAAGCTGAGGTCCCTGCACCCAAAGTAGTGAAAGCTGAGGATCTTGCACCCAAAccagtgaaatctgaggttcCTGCACCGAAACCAGTGAAATCTGACGTTCCTGCACCCAAACCAGTGCAAGCTGAGGTGCCTGTGCCTTCTCCAGTGAAATCTGAGGATCCTGCACCCAAACCAGTGAAAGCTGAGGTGCCTGTGCCTGCCCCAGTGAAATCTGAGAATCCTGCACCCAAACCAGTGAAACCTGAGGTGGATGTGCCTGCCCCAGTGAAATCTGAG GTTCCTGTTACCAAACCAGTTACAGCTGAGGATCCTGCAACCAAACCAGTTAAAGCTGAGGTTCCTGCATCCAAACCAGTGAAAGCTGAGGATCCTGCACCGAAACCAGTGAAAGCTGAGGTGCCTGTGCTTGCcccagtgaaatctgaggttcCTGCATCCAAAccagtgaaatctgaggttcCTACACCCAAACCAGTGAAAGCTGAGGATCTTGCACCCAAAGCAGTGAAAGCTGAGGTGCCTGTGCTTGCcccagtgaaatctgaggttcCTGCATCCAAAccagtgaaatctgaggttcCTACACCCAAACCAGTGAAAGCTGAGGATCTTGCACCCAAAGCAGTGCAAGCTGAGGATCTTGCACCCAAACCAGTGAAAGCTGAGGTGGCTGTGCCTGAcccagtgaaatctgaggttcctgcacccaaaccagtgaaatctgaggttcCTGCACTCATACCAGTGAAAGCTGAGGTCCCTGCACCCAAACCAGTGAAAGCTGAGGTGCCTGTGCCTGCcccagtgaaatctgaggttcCTGCACCCATACCAGTGAAAGCTGAGGTGCCTGCCCCCAAGCCAGTGCAAGCTGAGGATCCTGCACCCAAACCCGTGAAAGTTAAGGTGGCTGTGCCTGCCCCGGTGAAATCTGAGGATCCTGCGCCCAAACCAGTGAAAGCTGAAGTTCCTGCGCCCAAACCAGTGCAAGCTGAGGACCCTACACCCAAACCAGTTAAATCTGAGGTTCCTGCACCGAAACCAGTGAAACCTGAGGTGCCTGCACCCAAACCAGTGCAAGCTGAGGATCCTGCACCCAAACCAGTGAAACCTGAGGTGGATGTGCCTGCCCCAGTGAAATCTGAGGTGCCTGTGCTTGCCCCAGTGAAAGCTGAGGTTCCTGCTACCAAACCAGTTAAAGCTGTGGATCCTGCAACCAAACCAGTTAAAGCTGAGGATCCTGCAACCAAACCAGTGAAAGCTGAGAATCTTGCACTTACCCCAGTCAAAGCTGAGGTTCCTGCATCCAAACCAGTGAAAGCTGAGGATCCTGCACTGAAACCAGTGAAAGCTGAGGTGCCTGTGCCTGAcccagtgaaatctgaggttcctgcacccaaaccagtgaaagctgatgttcctgcacccaaaccagtgaaagctgaggttcctgcacccaaaccagtgaaatctgaggttcCTGCACCCAAACCAGTGCAAGCTGAGGTGCCTGTGCCTGAcccagtgaaatctgaggttcCTGCACCGAAACCAGTGAAAGCTGAGGTGCCTGTGCCTGCCCCAGTGAAATCTGAGGATCCTGCACCGAAACCAGTGAAAGCTAAGGTGCCTATGCCTGTCCCAGTGGAATCTGAGGTTCCTTCACCCAAACCAGTAAAAGCTGAGGTGCCTGTGCCTGCCCCAGTGAAATCTGAGAATCCTGCACCCAAACCAGTGAAACCTGAGGTGGATGTGCCTGCCCCAGTGAAATCTGAGGTGCCTGTGCCTGCTCCAGTGAAAGCTGAGGTTCCTGCTACCAAAccagtgaaatctgaggttcctgcacccaaaccagtgaaatctgaggttcCTGCACTCATACCAGTGAAAGCTGAGGTCCCTGCACCCAAACCAGTGAAAGCTGAGGTGGCTGTGCCTGCCCCGGTGAAATCTGAGGATCCTGCATCCAAACCAGTGAAAGCTGAAGTTCCTGCGCCCAAACCAGTGCAAGCTGAGGACCCTACACCCAAACCAGTTAAATCTGAGGTTCCTGCACCGAAACCAGTGAAACCTGAGGTGCCTGCACCCAAACCAGTGCAAGCTGAGGATCCTGCACCCAAACCAGTGAAACCTGAGGTGGCTGTGCCTGAcccagtgaaatctgaggttcctgcacccaaaccagtgaaatctgaggttcCTGCACTCATACCAGTGAAAGCTGAGGTCCCTGCACCCAAACCAGTGAAAGCTGAGGTGCCTGTGCCTGCcccagtgaaatctgaggttcCTGCACCCATACCAGTGAAAGCTGAGGTGCCTGCCCCCAAGCCAGTGCAAGCTGAGGATCCTGCACCCAAACCCGTGAAAGTTAAGGTGGCTGTGCCTGCCCCGGTGAAATCTGAGGATCCTGCGCCCAAACCAGTGAAAGCTGAAGTTCTTGCGCCCAAACCAGTGCAAGCTGAGGACCCTACACCCAAACCAGTTAAATCTGAGGTTCCTGCACCGAAACCAGTGAAACCTGAGGTGCCTGCACCCAAACCAGTGCAAGCTGAGGATCCTGCACCCAAACCAGTGAAACCTGAGGTGGATGTGCCTGCCCCAGTGAAATCTGAGGTGCCTGTGCTTGCCCCAGTGAAAGCTGAGGTTCCTGCTACCAAACCAGTTAAAGCTGTGGATCCTGCAACCAAACCAGTTAAAGCTGAGGATCCTGCAACCAAACCAGTGAAAGCTGAGAATCTTGCACTTACCCCAGTCAAAGCTGAGGTTCCTGCATCCAAACCAGTGAAAGCTGAGGATCCTGCACTGAAACCAGTGAAAGCTGAGGTGCCTGTGCCTGAcccagtgaaatctgaggttcctgcacccaaaccagtgaaagctgatgttcctgcacccaaaccagtgaaagctgaggttcctgcacccaaaccagtgaaatctgaggttcCTGCACCCAAACCAGTGCAAGCTGAGGTGCCTGTGCCTGAcccagtgaaatctgaggttcCTGCACCGAAACCAGTGAAAGCTGAGGTGCCTGTGCCTGCCCCAGTGAAATCTGAGGATCCTGCACCGAAACCAGTGAAAGCTAAGGTGCCTATGCCTGTCCCAGTGGAATCTGAGGTTCCTGCACCCAAACCAGTGAAAGCTGAGGTCCCTGTGCCTGAcccagtgaaatctgaggttcCTGCCCCAGTGAAATCTGAGAATCCTGCTCCCAATCCAGTGAAAGCTGAGGTGGCTGTGCCTGCCCCAGTGAAATCTGAGGTGCCTGTGCCTGCCCCAGTGAAAGCTGAGCTTCCTGCACCCAAAccagtgaaatctgaggttcCTGCACCCAAACCAGTGAAAGCTGAGGTCCCTGTGCCTGAcccagtgaaatctgaggttcCTGCCCCAGTGAAATCTGAGAATCCTGCACCCAAACCAGTGAAAGCTGAGGTGGCTGTGCCTGCCCCAGTGAAATCTGAGGTGCCTGCATCCAAACCAGTGAAATCTGAGGTTTCTGCACCCAAAccagtgaaatctgaggttcCTTCACCCAAACCAGTGAAAGCTGCGGTCAGGAAAGTGTCCTTTTAA